A single region of the Gopherus evgoodei ecotype Sinaloan lineage chromosome 3, rGopEvg1_v1.p, whole genome shotgun sequence genome encodes:
- the ARF3 gene encoding ADP-ribosylation factor 3, with the protein MGNIFGNLLKSLIGKKEMRILMVGLDAAGKTTILYKLKLGEIVTTIPTIGFNVETVEYKNISFTVWDVGGQDKIRPLWRHYFQNTQGLIFVVDSNDRERVNEAREELMRMLAEDELRDAVLLVFANKQDLPNAMNAAEITDKLGLHSLRHRNWYIQATCATSGDGLYEGLDWLANQLKNKK; encoded by the exons ATGGGCAACATCTTCGGGAACCTGCTGAAAAGCCTGATCGGCAAGAAGGAGATGCGCATCCTGATGGTGGGGCTGGACGCGGCTGGGAAGACCACCATCCTCTACAAGCTGAAGCTGGGCGAGATCGTCACTACTATCCCCACCATCG GGTTCAACGTGGAGACTGTCGAGTACAAGAACATCAGCTTCACCGTGTGGGACGTGGGCGGCCAGGACAAGATCCGGCCCCTGTGGCGGCACTACTTCCAGAACACCCAGG ggcTGATCTTCGTGGTGGACAGCAATGACCGGGAGCGGGTGAACGAGGCACGCGAGGAGCTGATGCGGATGCTGGCCGAGGATGAGCTGCGGGACGCTGTGCTCCTCGTCTTCGCCAACAAGCAG gacCTGCCCAACGCCATGAACGCGGCGGAGATCACGGACAAGCTGGGCCTGCACTCCCTGCGTCACCGCAACTGGTACATCCAGGCCACATGCGCCACCAGCGGCGACGGGCTCTACGAGGGCCTGGACTGGCTGGCCAACCAGCTGAAGAACAAGAAGTGA